In the Armatimonas rosea genome, ACACGGGGGTTAAGCACCACTCCGGCGCGGCCCACAAGCCCGTCCGCCAGCGCTGGCTCGACAACGACCCCGAGGTGCGCGAGCTCTACGACAACGTCGTCCCGCGTTTAGCACGCAACGGGAAGAAGGCGATACTGGAAGGCGACTGGGAGACAATCGCCGCCCTCATGAACCAGAACCAAGAGGTACAGTTTCGCCTGGGAGCGAGCGGTGCCGCCGTGGACAAGCTGGTAGAGGTCGCGCTGGCAAACGGGGCAATCGGAGCCAAGCTGGCTGGCGCGGGGCAGGGGGGAACTGTCCTCTGCCTCACTTTTGAGCCTGAGCGGACCATCGCCGCGCTCAAGGAGGCCGGCGCGGGACGGATCATCCGCCCCGTGCCCTCGCAAGGACTGACCGTGACCCAAGAATAAAAAATTTCCCCCGTTCAAAGGGGGCTAGGGAGTAGGCCCGATGGCAAAAAAGTGGACGAATGAAGAGTTTGAGGCCTATGTGCATCGCTTGGAGACCCAGGCGCAGCGCGATCCGGCAGCCTATCGAAAAAAGATTGTCGGCTGGATCGCTCTGGGCTATGGCTTTATTGCCCTCCTGCTACTGGGGACACTCGCCCTGCTGGCACTGGTGGTAAGTGCCATGATCTCGGGGCGCTTCTCAGGGGGGCTCATCAAGGTCGCGATTATCCTGCTGGCCTTTGCCGGGACACTGCTACGCTCGCTCTGGATCACGGTGACCGAGCCCGAGGGCGTGCCTCTCACACGCGACGATGCCCCGCAGCTCTTTGAGATGGTCGAGCGCCTGCGCCAGAAAACGGGGGCACCGGCGTTCTCCAAGCTCCTGCTCACCACGGAGTACAACGCCGCCGCGGCACAGCTCCCCCGCCTGGGAATCCTGGGCTGGCCGAAGAACTACCTGATTGTGGGCCTTCCGCTCATGCAGGCACTCTCCCCGCAGGAGTTTGAGTCCGTGATCGCCCACGAGCTAGGCCACCTGCGTAGCGGCCACGCCCACTTTGGGAGCAAGGTCTACCGCATCTTTGAGACCTGGGAGCGGCTGGCGGAGTCTGGGAAGGGCATGCTGGCGAGCTTTGCCCACTGGTACCTTCCCCACCTGAATGCCTACACGTTCCCACTGCGCCGCCAGGACGAGTACGAGGCCGATAAGATCGCGGCGGAGGCGGTGGGCGCGCGGGTGGCCGCCGATGCGCTCTGTGCCGGACGGGTGCGCTCCAGTCTCCTCACCAAAAATCTCTGGGAGCCCCTGCAAAAGCGGCTTTCGCAGGAGAGTGAGGCACCGCGGCATATCTTCCTGGAGCAAGGCCGCATCCTGCGTCAGGAGAGCTCCGATCCGACGACCGATGCCCGCACGCTACGTATCGCGCTGCTGGAAGACACCAGTTTTGTCAACTCTCACCCCGCCCTCAAGGACCGCTTGGCGGCACTGGGCGAGGAGGCACGTGTCCCCGAGAAGCCGACGCGCTCGGCGGCGGAGGCGTTCTTTGGCAACAACCTCGCTCGCCTCACGGAGATCCTGGACGGCATCTGGTACCGGTCGGCCTCTGTGGGCTGGCGCAAGGGGCACGAAGAGGCGCTGGCAGCGCGCAATAAGTTCGATGTGCTCGCCACACGCCGCGGCAATGGGGCTGTCTTCACCGACGAAGAGGCCTATGAGTACGCATCGGGGGTGGAGGAGTATGAGAGTGAGGACGCTGCCTTGCCGCTCTACCAGGCACTCTTTGACTCGGAGAAAGTGGGCAATCAGGCGCGCTTCGATGTGGGCCGGATTCTGATCGAGCGCGACGAGCCCGAGGGCGCGGCACTCCTTGAGGAGCTCAGCCAGCGCTGGCCCCTGGCCACAGGGGCGGCGATGCGCCTCCTGCGGAACTACCACAAGCGGGTCGGTGACGAAGACGCGGCGCGGCAGGCCTACACCCGCGCGCTCCGTCACGCTGACCAGGTGCAAGACTGGAACCAAGAGCGGAGCCGGCTTACCTCGAAAGACACCCTGATCGCCCATGGGCTGAGCGCCGAAAAGGTGGTCGAGCTTCGGGAGACGCTGGCGCAGTTCGAGGACCTGGGCAAGGCGTATTTAGTGCAGAAACAGGTGGTGAACTTCGCCGAGGACACGGAGTTTCTGATCCTAGTAGTGCAGCTGAAAAAGAAGTCGATGCGGATGAACGAGGAGGGGGACTGGAGAAAGCTCCTCACGGCTGTGGATGAGGCCGTCCCCATGATGGTTGTTCCGATCTATAGTAGCTACTCGTGGATTCGCAAGGCCGTCGAGGCGATCCCGAGCGCCCTTATCTACGCGGCATAGCGCCGGTCCAGGTCACGACGGAGCGGGGGGGCACCTGGAGCGCTTGCTGGGCACTCCCCAGCTCCAGAGTCTGGGTGTCACGGGTCGTGTAGGGGGTCAAGAGCACGGGCTCGCTTGGCTCTAGCGTGTGCGCGTGGTCGCTGGTGTTGACCGTCACCAGCGCCAGGCTCTCACCCGCAGGATCGCACCAGACGGAGGCATAGAGTCCGGTGGCCTCGCTCTCCGGGGGGAGTGCGGCGTCGATGCGCCGCCAGCCGGGGCGGAGAAAGCGCGCAAAGTTCCCCAGCACCCAAAGGGTCTTGCTGGTCTCGTAGGTCTGGTCGGGGCCGAGGTAGATCAGGCCGTCTTTGTAGTCGTAGGGGGAGAGCGCGAGCCACCAGAACCAGGCAGTCGCATCGGCGTGGACAAAGTCCTGGTGCACCATACGTGCCACCCGGAGCGCGGTCTCCATCCCCAGGTCGCGGCCGGGCTCCATGATACAGACCTCCGACTGCCAGAAACGGCCCCCGGGGACGTGCTTGGCAACTGTCTCCCGCACGGCCTCGCGCAGGCGCCGGCTCTCGTCTTGCGGGTCGTAGGTCCAGTAGCCGTGCCCACAGAGCTTCCCCTCACAGACCGCCGCGAGCGCCTCGGCTTGTCCGTCGATCAGGAAGCGCAGGTCGGCGGCCTCGGGCAGGTCGAGCTCGATAGAGAGCCCCCGGCGGTCCAGCACGGCACGGAGCGCGTGGGCAACCGCGAGAATGTCCAAGTTGCTGAAGCGGCAGCCCTCTTGCGTGCCATCTTCCCACGCCCACTGCGGCTCGTTGACCGGGCTGAGAGCGGTGAAGGGGAGCCCGATGCTCTCAAAGTGCGCCACGACCTCGGCGAGAAACTCCGCAAACGCCTCTTCAGCGCCGGGCAATAGGTTGGTGGTCAGGCCCTGCTGGCTCTTGTCGTGGGTGGCGCGTCCGTTCTGGGTGAGCCAGCACGGCGGGCTATTGGCAAACGCGACCCGGCAGCTCGCCCCGCGCTCGGCGGCGGCGCGCAGGAACCACTGCTGGCCGGCGTGGCAGCTCGGGTCGAAGGGGGAATCGGCGGTTCGCTGGAAGCACTTCGGGTGGCGCCACGGGTCCGCAGGGCTCTCTTCCACCCAGGCACCCCCCGCCCCGATATTGAAGCGCACCCCGGAGAGCCCCGCCCCGCGCTCGGGGCAGAAGAGCAGGTCCGCGAGTGCGGTCTTGGTCGCCAAGGGCCAGCTCTCGCCGACGGGGTCGCCGCTCCAGGCGAGCGAGGCCCCGATTCCCTCTAGGGTCTGGAAGGTCTGGCTTGGGTCGAGAGTGAGCGTCATGGGGTCTCTTTCACGGGGTTGTAGCGATTCAGTGCGGCACCGGTGACTGTCTGGGTGACCCCCGAGGGCCAGAGGATGCTGATTTTCTCAACTGTGGTGGCCGCGCCCAGCCCGACGTGGACGCGCTTATCCGATGCCGAGAGGTAGGAGCCGTCGGTGTGGCAGTGGCGCACGTAGGTCTTGCCGCCCGCTGTGACCGTCACCCGGGCTCCGTAGCCGTTGCGGTTGCTCTTGCTCCCCT is a window encoding:
- a CDS encoding glycoside hydrolase produces the protein MTLTLDPSQTFQTLEGIGASLAWSGDPVGESWPLATKTALADLLFCPERGAGLSGVRFNIGAGGAWVEESPADPWRHPKCFQRTADSPFDPSCHAGQQWFLRAAAERGASCRVAFANSPPCWLTQNGRATHDKSQQGLTTNLLPGAEEAFAEFLAEVVAHFESIGLPFTALSPVNEPQWAWEDGTQEGCRFSNLDILAVAHALRAVLDRRGLSIELDLPEAADLRFLIDGQAEALAAVCEGKLCGHGYWTYDPQDESRRLREAVRETVAKHVPGGRFWQSEVCIMEPGRDLGMETALRVARMVHQDFVHADATAWFWWLALSPYDYKDGLIYLGPDQTYETSKTLWVLGNFARFLRPGWRRIDAALPPESEATGLYASVWCDPAGESLALVTVNTSDHAHTLEPSEPVLLTPYTTRDTQTLELGSAQQALQVPPRSVVTWTGAMPRR
- a CDS encoding M48 family metallopeptidase; amino-acid sequence: MAKKWTNEEFEAYVHRLETQAQRDPAAYRKKIVGWIALGYGFIALLLLGTLALLALVVSAMISGRFSGGLIKVAIILLAFAGTLLRSLWITVTEPEGVPLTRDDAPQLFEMVERLRQKTGAPAFSKLLLTTEYNAAAAQLPRLGILGWPKNYLIVGLPLMQALSPQEFESVIAHELGHLRSGHAHFGSKVYRIFETWERLAESGKGMLASFAHWYLPHLNAYTFPLRRQDEYEADKIAAEAVGARVAADALCAGRVRSSLLTKNLWEPLQKRLSQESEAPRHIFLEQGRILRQESSDPTTDARTLRIALLEDTSFVNSHPALKDRLAALGEEARVPEKPTRSAAEAFFGNNLARLTEILDGIWYRSASVGWRKGHEEALAARNKFDVLATRRGNGAVFTDEEAYEYASGVEEYESEDAALPLYQALFDSEKVGNQARFDVGRILIERDEPEGAALLEELSQRWPLATGAAMRLLRNYHKRVGDEDAARQAYTRALRHADQVQDWNQERSRLTSKDTLIAHGLSAEKVVELRETLAQFEDLGKAYLVQKQVVNFAEDTEFLILVVQLKKKSMRMNEEGDWRKLLTAVDEAVPMMVVPIYSSYSWIRKAVEAIPSALIYAA